A window of the Syntrophothermus lipocalidus DSM 12680 genome harbors these coding sequences:
- a CDS encoding cation-translocating P-type ATPase, protein MFEVAWHEQPWPEVVRRLRTDFKKGLSSREAEKRLRDGLNKIDQEKRGSPLKKFIGQFTDTMVLVLLAATVVSGLLGEMVDAVTILAIVIVNAVLGFIQEYRAERSLEVIKKMSSPVATVIRDGRKQKIMAEKLVPGDVVVLETGDRVPADLRLIETYSLEIEESALTGESVPVNKTADVILPVNIPLAEMANRAFMGTVVTRGRGKGVVVATGMKTVMGEIAFMMKVSRPEPTPLQAKLDQLGNTLIVLCIGVCIFVSILGIVRGEPPLSMFMAGVSLAVAAIPEGLPAVVTVVLALGVQRMARRNAVVRKLSAVETLGCTTIICSDKTGTLTQNQMTVKRIATWEQEATITGEGYSLEGRFMAGQRVLDALANNAVSLLIKCAYHCNHAEIDLENREQVLYGDPTEGALLVMALKAGYKGSRDVVREVPFDSERKLMTVVVAGDNGFRVYVKGALDVLLDRCSRIARQAGTAVLTDEVRKRFLGLQQEWAQEAYRVLAFAYKDLSEAELEVSDDAALENDLILLGVGGMVDPPRPQARTSVSRCLRAGIIPVMITGDYPATALAVAKSVGITTKEQVIAGSEIDQLTDKELVNCAETVRVFARVSPQHKFRIVKALKKAGHVVAMTGDGVNDAPAVKEADIGIAMGINGTEITKEASCMVLADDDFSTIEAAVHEGRAIYDNIRKFVRYLLGCNVGEVLTMFLAAVLGMPLPLLPIQILWVNLVTDGLPAMALGVEPPEPGVMKRKPRPKNESLFARGLGLGILGRGLFISLTTLVIFTVGIVCGKLAGQVDLALARTMAFTYLVAAQLFYVLECRSEQFTPFEIGFFGNKFLIAAILSSAMLQGLAVYSHRLQPVFDTVPLCPWQWLMILGLAGSKMCYQAVKTVFSRKLLLYENYAKIRA, encoded by the coding sequence ATGTTCGAGGTTGCATGGCATGAACAACCGTGGCCTGAAGTAGTCCGTCGATTGAGAACCGACTTCAAGAAGGGGCTGTCGTCCAGAGAAGCCGAGAAGAGGTTGAGGGACGGACTTAACAAAATAGATCAGGAAAAACGGGGCAGTCCTTTGAAAAAGTTCATCGGGCAGTTCACCGACACGATGGTCCTGGTCTTGCTCGCGGCCACAGTGGTGTCAGGGCTGCTGGGAGAAATGGTGGACGCGGTCACCATTCTTGCTATAGTAATAGTCAACGCCGTTTTGGGTTTTATTCAGGAGTACCGGGCTGAGAGATCGTTAGAAGTGATAAAAAAGATGTCTTCTCCCGTTGCTACAGTGATTCGGGACGGACGCAAGCAAAAGATTATGGCTGAAAAACTGGTTCCCGGAGATGTAGTGGTCTTAGAAACCGGAGATCGAGTTCCGGCTGACCTTAGATTGATTGAAACCTACAGTCTCGAGATCGAAGAATCAGCCTTGACCGGGGAATCGGTTCCGGTGAACAAAACGGCGGATGTTATTCTACCTGTAAACATACCCTTGGCAGAGATGGCCAACCGGGCTTTTATGGGGACGGTAGTAACCAGGGGGAGAGGGAAAGGGGTGGTTGTGGCCACCGGAATGAAGACGGTTATGGGAGAGATAGCCTTCATGATGAAGGTGTCGCGTCCAGAGCCAACTCCCTTGCAAGCGAAGCTGGACCAATTAGGTAATACCCTCATAGTGCTCTGTATTGGCGTTTGTATATTCGTATCGATACTGGGAATAGTCCGAGGGGAGCCACCGTTGTCGATGTTCATGGCCGGGGTCAGCCTGGCGGTAGCGGCCATACCAGAAGGGCTGCCAGCAGTGGTTACCGTGGTTTTGGCTTTGGGGGTTCAGCGTATGGCCAGGCGCAACGCCGTGGTAAGAAAACTGTCGGCAGTAGAAACTTTGGGCTGTACCACCATAATCTGTTCTGACAAAACCGGTACCTTAACCCAAAACCAGATGACCGTAAAAAGGATTGCTACCTGGGAGCAAGAAGCTACAATTACCGGCGAAGGGTATAGTTTAGAAGGACGGTTCATGGCTGGCCAAAGGGTATTAGATGCTTTAGCGAACAATGCCGTGTCTTTGTTGATAAAGTGTGCCTACCACTGTAATCATGCCGAAATAGACCTGGAGAACCGTGAACAGGTGCTTTATGGAGATCCTACCGAAGGGGCGTTACTAGTTATGGCCTTAAAGGCGGGCTACAAGGGATCGAGGGATGTAGTAAGAGAAGTTCCCTTCGATTCCGAGCGTAAGCTTATGACCGTGGTAGTGGCAGGAGACAACGGTTTTAGGGTTTACGTTAAAGGAGCCTTAGACGTTCTCTTGGATCGGTGTTCCAGAATCGCTCGCCAAGCTGGTACCGCAGTGTTGACAGATGAAGTCAGAAAACGGTTTCTTGGCTTGCAGCAAGAGTGGGCCCAGGAAGCTTATAGGGTTCTAGCTTTTGCTTACAAGGACCTAAGTGAAGCTGAACTGGAAGTTTCCGATGATGCCGCCCTGGAAAATGACCTGATTCTACTAGGAGTTGGAGGTATGGTGGATCCTCCGAGGCCGCAAGCACGCACGTCGGTATCCAGGTGTTTGCGAGCTGGTATTATTCCGGTAATGATAACTGGGGATTATCCGGCCACCGCTTTAGCTGTCGCCAAAAGCGTAGGTATTACTACGAAAGAACAGGTGATAGCCGGATCCGAAATTGACCAGTTAACCGACAAGGAGCTGGTCAATTGTGCCGAAACCGTTAGGGTATTCGCGCGGGTTTCGCCGCAGCACAAGTTTCGTATAGTTAAGGCGTTGAAGAAAGCGGGACACGTGGTAGCTATGACCGGTGACGGGGTGAATGACGCGCCGGCTGTTAAGGAAGCCGATATAGGGATTGCCATGGGAATTAACGGTACCGAGATTACCAAAGAAGCTTCGTGTATGGTATTGGCTGACGATGATTTTTCAACGATTGAAGCTGCTGTTCATGAGGGGCGGGCTATTTATGACAACATCCGCAAGTTTGTGCGTTATCTGTTGGGATGCAACGTCGGGGAAGTCCTAACCATGTTTTTGGCCGCTGTGTTGGGGATGCCGTTGCCCTTGCTTCCCATCCAGATTCTTTGGGTAAACTTGGTTACGGACGGGCTACCGGCAATGGCTCTGGGGGTTGAGCCACCTGAACCAGGGGTTATGAAGAGGAAGCCTCGTCCTAAGAATGAGAGTTTATTTGCCCGCGGTTTAGGTTTGGGAATTCTGGGGCGCGGGTTGTTTATCAGTTTGACGACTCTGGTCATTTTTACCGTCGGTATAGTCTGCGGGAAATTGGCGGGACAGGTCGACCTGGCCTTGGCCCGAACCATGGCCTTTACTTACCTGGTTGCGGCTCAGTTGTTTTACGTGCTCGAGTGTCGTTCGGAACAGTTCACTCCCTTTGAAATCGGATTTTTCGGTAACAAATTTCTCATAGCAGCGATTCTCTCCTCTGCCATGCTTCAGGGATTGGCGGTTTATTCTCACCGGTTGCAGCCGGTATTTGACACAGTACCGCTTTGTCCTTGGCAATGGCTGATGATACTGGGACTGGCGGGAAGCAAGATGTGCTACCAAGCTGTAAAAACGGTCTTTTCAAGAAAGCTTTTACTTTATGAGAATTATGCTAAAATTAGAGCTTAA
- the dapF gene encoding diaminopimelate epimerase: protein MRFTKMHGLGNDFIVIEAEKSELSPEDYSRTAIKLCDRHFGIGGDGLVIVGKDRELDVFMRIFNPDGSEPEMCGNAIRCVSKFVWERGLVSTTRISVNTLAGPRYPEVILKNGEVEKVRVDMGEPILERSLIPMLGSPGKVVGEELDTTAGRFRITAVSMGNPHCVVFVDEFSSVPVSEWGPVLENHPVFPSRTNVEFAKIEDENTVSMRVWERGAGETLACGTGACATLVASYLNDLTGRRATVRLKGGELIIEWDPDNNHVYMTGEAKEVFTGEVDLRKL, encoded by the coding sequence GTGAGATTTACGAAGATGCACGGATTGGGTAATGACTTTATCGTAATCGAAGCCGAAAAAAGCGAGCTCTCGCCTGAGGATTATTCCAGAACAGCGATCAAGCTATGCGATCGCCACTTCGGGATCGGGGGCGACGGTTTGGTCATAGTGGGGAAAGACCGGGAGTTAGACGTTTTTATGAGGATATTTAACCCCGATGGTTCAGAACCGGAGATGTGCGGGAATGCCATTCGCTGTGTATCCAAGTTCGTTTGGGAAAGAGGACTCGTTTCCACGACCAGGATATCGGTGAATACTCTGGCCGGCCCGCGTTATCCTGAGGTCATACTAAAGAACGGAGAGGTAGAAAAGGTCAGGGTGGATATGGGGGAACCGATTCTGGAAAGAAGCTTGATTCCGATGCTAGGAAGCCCGGGTAAGGTAGTCGGCGAGGAGTTGGACACCACGGCCGGGCGGTTTCGGATTACGGCGGTGTCTATGGGCAATCCCCACTGTGTGGTGTTTGTGGATGAGTTCTCCTCTGTCCCTGTCAGTGAATGGGGGCCAGTGCTCGAAAACCACCCGGTTTTCCCAAGCAGGACAAATGTGGAGTTCGCTAAGATCGAGGACGAAAACACGGTGAGCATGCGGGTATGGGAGCGCGGTGCAGGCGAGACCTTGGCCTGCGGTACCGGGGCTTGCGCAACTTTGGTAGCTTCTTACCTGAACGACCTTACCGGGCGCCGGGCTACCGTGCGGCTGAAAGGCGGAGAGCTGATAATCGAATGGGACCCGGACAACAACCATGTTTACATGACCGGGGAAGCCAAGGAGGTTTTTACCGGTGAGGTCGATTTAAGAAAGCTTTAG
- a CDS encoding LL-diaminopimelate aminotransferase yields the protein MKENQAMQKLPPYLFARIEKKIEEAREQGVDVISLGIGDPDRPTPPHIIERMEQAIKDPANHQYPSSVGMLRFREAVASWFLDRFGVELDPKSEIVSLLGSKEGIAHISFCFVDPGDVSLVPDPGYPVYNIGAILAGAEPYQMPLTAENRFLPALEDIPQEKAKRAKLMFLNYPNNPTGAVADAEFFKKVVEFARYYDILVCHDHAYSEIAFDGFKPISFLEVEGARSVGIEFHSLSKTFNMTGWRIGWACGNRDAVEVLTRFKSNVDSGVFQAVQEAGIAALEGPQDCVEAMRNLYQRRRDVVIEGLNEMGWRLEPPKGSIYVWAPVPKGYTSASFAELVLEKAGVIITPGTGYGDYGEGYFRIALTVEEDRLREALQRMHDALGKVEF from the coding sequence GTGAAAGAGAACCAGGCAATGCAAAAACTGCCACCGTATCTCTTTGCCAGGATCGAAAAGAAGATCGAAGAGGCTCGTGAGCAGGGAGTAGACGTCATCAGCTTAGGCATAGGAGACCCGGACCGACCTACTCCGCCTCACATAATAGAACGGATGGAACAAGCTATTAAGGATCCGGCCAATCACCAGTACCCGAGTTCTGTAGGAATGCTTAGGTTCCGAGAGGCCGTGGCATCCTGGTTTCTTGATCGTTTCGGGGTTGAACTGGACCCGAAATCGGAAATAGTATCCTTGTTAGGTTCAAAAGAAGGCATAGCCCACATATCTTTTTGTTTTGTCGATCCGGGAGATGTGAGCCTGGTACCCGACCCTGGTTATCCGGTCTATAATATAGGTGCAATCTTGGCTGGAGCAGAACCTTATCAGATGCCGCTTACAGCCGAGAATCGGTTTTTGCCTGCCCTTGAAGATATACCGCAAGAAAAAGCCAAAAGAGCGAAGTTGATGTTCTTAAATTATCCGAACAACCCGACCGGTGCCGTGGCCGATGCTGAGTTCTTCAAAAAAGTGGTTGAATTTGCTCGGTATTACGATATCCTGGTATGTCACGACCACGCCTATTCCGAGATCGCTTTTGACGGGTTCAAGCCCATCAGTTTTCTGGAAGTGGAAGGGGCGAGGAGCGTCGGCATCGAGTTCCACTCGTTGTCGAAGACTTTTAATATGACCGGATGGAGAATAGGCTGGGCGTGTGGAAACAGGGACGCGGTTGAGGTTTTAACCAGGTTCAAGTCTAACGTGGATTCCGGGGTGTTCCAGGCTGTTCAGGAAGCAGGGATAGCCGCGTTGGAAGGGCCACAAGACTGTGTCGAGGCTATGCGGAACCTGTATCAAAGAAGACGCGATGTGGTGATCGAGGGGTTAAACGAGATGGGGTGGAGGCTGGAGCCTCCTAAAGGGAGTATTTACGTGTGGGCTCCGGTGCCCAAAGGGTATACTTCTGCTAGCTTCGCTGAACTGGTATTAGAAAAGGCGGGGGTTATCATCACTCCTGGGACCGGATACGGGGATTACGGAGAGGGTTACTTCAGGATCGCTCTTACCGTAGAGGAGGACCGGCTCAGAGAAGCTCTACAGAGGATGCATGATGCATTGGGGAAGGTCGAGTTTTAA
- a CDS encoding YicC/YloC family endoribonuclease translates to MTIRSMTGFGRADVSDDFYRVTCEVKGVNHRFFDLHIRLSRRYAGLEDRIREQVKRHVIRGRIEMSLNVERIGEAERSLKVDKGLAMAYHKSLIELAEYLGISSDFSVIDVFKLPEVFNLEDETEDMDAVWRTITRAVDEALLLLLGMREREGENLRQDILSRNQQIKTMVDKIEEQAAVIPKEYADRLRIRVQELLPDMRLDENRIYQEIALFADRVNITEEIVRLRSHIEQLTGLLAAGGAVGRTGDFLLQEMFREINTIGSKANNLLVSQLVVGVKAELEKMREQFQNIE, encoded by the coding sequence GTGACGATTAGAAGTATGACGGGATTTGGTCGGGCTGATGTATCCGACGACTTTTACCGGGTGACCTGCGAAGTTAAAGGCGTTAACCATCGTTTTTTTGACCTACATATCAGACTCTCCCGGAGATATGCGGGTTTAGAAGACCGGATTCGGGAGCAGGTCAAGAGGCACGTAATCAGAGGTCGAATCGAGATGAGCCTTAACGTCGAGCGGATTGGCGAGGCCGAACGGAGCCTGAAAGTTGACAAAGGTTTGGCGATGGCTTATCATAAATCCTTGATAGAATTGGCAGAATATCTAGGGATTTCATCCGATTTCTCGGTAATCGACGTCTTCAAACTTCCAGAAGTCTTCAACTTGGAAGACGAAACCGAGGACATGGACGCTGTGTGGCGGACTATAACCAGGGCTGTCGATGAGGCCCTTTTGCTCTTGTTGGGAATGAGGGAGAGGGAGGGCGAGAATCTTAGGCAGGATATCCTTTCACGTAACCAACAGATAAAGACAATGGTAGACAAAATAGAAGAGCAGGCAGCCGTTATTCCTAAGGAGTACGCTGATAGGTTGAGAATAAGGGTACAAGAACTTTTGCCTGACATGAGGCTTGACGAGAACAGGATATACCAGGAAATCGCACTCTTTGCCGACAGGGTTAACATCACAGAAGAGATTGTAAGGTTAAGGAGCCATATAGAACAACTGACGGGTCTATTGGCTGCGGGAGGCGCCGTAGGCAGGACAGGTGATTTTTTGTTGCAGGAGATGTTTCGGGAGATAAACACTATCGGTTCCAAGGCCAATAACCTGCTGGTCAGCCAGTTGGTGGTTGGGGTTAAAGCCGAATTGGAGAAGATGCGAGAACAATTTCAGAACATAGAATGA
- the remA gene encoding extracellular matrix/biofilm regulator RemA, with product MEIRLVNIGFGNIVAANRIVAIVSPESAPIKRIIQEAREKGVLIDATYGRRTRAVIIVDSGHVVLSAVQPETVANRLSVKETTSAEEE from the coding sequence ATGGAGATAAGGCTAGTTAACATTGGTTTTGGGAACATAGTAGCAGCCAACCGGATCGTGGCCATAGTGAGCCCCGAATCAGCTCCGATCAAGCGTATAATTCAAGAGGCCCGGGAAAAAGGGGTATTAATCGATGCTACCTACGGTCGTCGTACGCGGGCAGTTATAATCGTAGACAGCGGGCATGTGGTTCTTTCCGCGGTACAACCAGAAACCGTGGCCAACCGTCTCTCGGTCAAGGAAACTACCAGTGCGGAAGAGGAATAG
- the gmk gene encoding guanylate kinase, which translates to MHDGVLPKRKGILFVISGPSGVGKGTLKDTLLKQQIDIQYSVSATTRPPRPGEVHGEHYFFLSKDTFCQLVEQGEFLEWALVYDHYYGTPRSFVLENLQKGQDVLLEIDIQGARQIRHQFPEGVFIFIAPPDVQELARRLRKRGKDSIEAIEKRLSSYAEEMAQLQHYDYLVVNDRVEAAAEKLVAIMVAERCRVTRLIRGEDNETAFDK; encoded by the coding sequence GTGCATGATGGGGTATTACCGAAACGAAAAGGTATACTGTTTGTGATTTCTGGGCCTTCGGGTGTAGGCAAAGGCACTCTAAAGGACACTTTACTCAAACAGCAGATCGATATACAGTATTCGGTGTCAGCTACCACCCGACCTCCACGTCCTGGCGAAGTGCACGGAGAGCATTACTTTTTTCTATCGAAAGATACTTTTTGCCAGTTGGTAGAGCAGGGCGAATTCCTGGAATGGGCTCTCGTTTATGATCATTATTACGGGACGCCTCGTAGCTTTGTTTTAGAAAACTTGCAAAAAGGACAAGACGTGCTGCTGGAGATCGACATTCAAGGGGCAAGGCAGATCAGACACCAGTTCCCTGAAGGAGTTTTCATCTTTATAGCCCCTCCTGATGTTCAAGAACTCGCCCGCCGTTTACGTAAGCGGGGAAAGGACTCAATTGAGGCGATTGAAAAGAGGTTGTCCAGTTACGCTGAGGAAATGGCCCAGCTCCAGCATTATGATTATCTCGTGGTTAACGATCGCGTGGAAGCGGCGGCGGAGAAGTTGGTGGCGATTATGGTGGCAGAACGATGCAGGGTAACAAGATTGATAAGGGGGGAAGATAATGAGACCGCCTTCGATAAATAA
- the rpoZ gene encoding DNA-directed RNA polymerase subunit omega, which yields MRPPSINKLMKVSDSKYAIVVAVAKRARALSELHKKDENWRLSSMVSLALDEVSGGKVRIKYKKP from the coding sequence ATGAGACCGCCTTCGATAAATAAGTTGATGAAGGTCAGTGACAGTAAGTACGCCATAGTCGTGGCTGTAGCCAAACGAGCGAGGGCATTATCTGAACTCCACAAGAAAGATGAAAACTGGAGACTATCCAGTATGGTTTCCTTAGCGTTAGATGAGGTTAGCGGAGGCAAGGTCAGGATCAAGTATAAGAAACCGTAA
- the coaBC gene encoding bifunctional phosphopantothenoylcysteine decarboxylase/phosphopantothenate--cysteine ligase CoaBC: protein MEFNKTVGIGVSGGIAAYKTADLVSRLAKAGADVHVIMTRNATRFVTPLTFRTLSGNPVLVDSFEENNRWKVQHIGVAEEIDVLVICPATANIIGKMAHGLADDLLSTVVLATRAPILVVPAMNTNMYANRIVQDNLQRLREYGFHVLEPEEGELACGAKGKGRLPDIEGIYHKIMSLLNPRLDFAGKTVLVTSGPTREAIDPVRFISNRSTGKMGHALARAALARGAKVILVSGPTDLPVPLGVEYVPVTSAEEMYRRVRDYYRDCDVVIGAAAVADYRPRQFSQQKLKKGDSDLVIELTRNPDILAELGKDKGNRILVGFAAETQDLIANAVDKMHKKNLDLLVANDVTLEGAGFGTDTNIVTIISRQGDTTPLPGMAKSDLANVILDRISELF, encoded by the coding sequence ATGGAATTTAACAAAACGGTGGGCATAGGTGTAAGCGGTGGTATTGCCGCGTACAAGACGGCAGACCTGGTTAGCCGGTTGGCGAAAGCCGGAGCCGATGTACATGTGATAATGACTCGGAATGCCACCAGGTTTGTTACCCCTTTAACTTTCAGGACCTTATCGGGCAACCCGGTGTTGGTTGATTCTTTTGAGGAAAATAACAGGTGGAAAGTCCAGCATATCGGTGTTGCCGAAGAGATAGATGTTTTGGTCATCTGTCCAGCCACGGCCAATATAATTGGCAAAATGGCTCACGGGCTGGCCGATGATTTGTTATCTACCGTGGTTTTAGCAACCCGAGCGCCCATACTTGTGGTGCCGGCTATGAACACCAATATGTACGCCAACCGGATCGTACAGGATAACCTCCAGAGATTGCGGGAATACGGGTTTCATGTTTTGGAACCGGAGGAAGGGGAGTTGGCCTGTGGAGCGAAGGGGAAAGGGAGGCTTCCCGATATCGAAGGAATCTATCATAAAATAATGAGCTTGTTGAACCCACGGTTGGATTTCGCCGGCAAAACCGTGCTCGTAACCTCGGGCCCAACCCGAGAGGCTATTGATCCTGTCAGGTTCATCAGCAATCGCAGCACCGGGAAAATGGGGCACGCTCTAGCCAGAGCTGCTTTAGCACGGGGGGCCAAGGTAATTCTGGTGAGTGGGCCGACTGATTTGCCGGTTCCGCTAGGTGTAGAATATGTTCCGGTTACCAGTGCTGAAGAGATGTATCGTAGGGTGCGAGACTACTATAGGGATTGTGATGTGGTGATAGGGGCGGCGGCAGTAGCCGATTACCGGCCCCGCCAATTCAGCCAGCAAAAGTTGAAGAAAGGCGATAGCGACCTGGTCATCGAACTTACCCGGAACCCGGACATTTTGGCCGAATTAGGCAAAGACAAAGGTAACCGGATACTAGTCGGCTTTGCCGCAGAAACCCAGGATTTGATCGCCAACGCTGTGGACAAGATGCACAAGAAGAATCTTGATCTGCTCGTAGCCAATGATGTTACCTTGGAGGGAGCAGGATTCGGGACAGACACCAACATCGTTACCATAATCTCTAGACAAGGTGATACTACCCCGTTGCCTGGTATGGCAAAATCTGACCTAGCAAATGTTATTTTGGACCGCATATCGGAATTGTTCTGA
- the metK gene encoding methionine adenosyltransferase, translated as MKRLFTSESVTEGHPDKIADQISDAVLDAILTEDPMGRVACETLVTTGLVMVAGEITTSCYVDIPRLVRETIREIGYTRAKFGFDCDTCAVITSIDEQSPDIAMGVDRALEAKMGEITEEELATGAGDQGMMFGYATNETEELMPLPIMLAHKLAMRLAEVRKSGIIPYLRPDGKTQVTVEYDGDTPVRVETVVVSTQHHPDISLATIREDIIENVIETVIPPHMLDRNTRYLINPTGRFVIGGPQGDTGLTGRKIIADTYGGMARHGGGAFSGKDPTKVDRSATYAARYVAKNLVAAGIADRCELQLAYAIGVARPISVSVDTFSTGKIAESKIVDIINEVFDLRPAAIIRDLNLRRPIYKKTAAYGHFGRNDEDFTWEKTDKAEELRRLAGL; from the coding sequence ATGAAGCGGTTGTTCACTTCGGAATCGGTTACCGAGGGGCACCCGGACAAGATTGCGGATCAGATTTCAGATGCGGTCTTGGACGCCATCTTGACTGAAGACCCGATGGGAAGGGTAGCTTGTGAGACCCTGGTTACTACCGGTTTGGTCATGGTAGCCGGGGAGATTACTACCAGCTGCTATGTAGATATCCCGAGACTGGTTCGGGAAACCATACGTGAGATAGGGTATACGCGGGCTAAATTCGGTTTTGATTGTGACACTTGTGCGGTAATAACGTCAATCGACGAGCAGTCCCCGGATATAGCTATGGGCGTGGACCGGGCATTAGAGGCTAAGATGGGGGAGATCACCGAGGAAGAACTGGCCACAGGGGCTGGTGACCAGGGGATGATGTTTGGTTACGCTACTAATGAGACAGAAGAACTCATGCCTCTGCCTATAATGCTTGCTCATAAGCTGGCCATGCGTTTGGCTGAAGTTCGCAAGTCCGGTATAATTCCCTATCTACGACCTGATGGGAAAACACAGGTTACGGTCGAATATGACGGCGATACCCCTGTTCGTGTGGAGACCGTGGTCGTGTCTACTCAGCACCATCCTGATATTTCGCTTGCGACCATAAGAGAAGACATTATAGAAAACGTAATCGAAACCGTGATTCCGCCTCATATGCTGGACCGCAATACCCGTTACCTCATTAATCCTACCGGAAGGTTTGTCATCGGAGGTCCCCAGGGGGACACCGGGTTAACCGGGAGGAAGATTATAGCCGATACGTACGGAGGCATGGCTCGCCATGGAGGAGGAGCTTTTTCTGGCAAGGATCCTACGAAAGTGGACCGGTCGGCGACATACGCTGCTCGTTACGTGGCCAAAAACCTGGTAGCTGCAGGTATTGCGGATCGATGCGAGCTGCAGTTGGCTTACGCCATAGGGGTAGCCAGGCCGATTTCCGTTTCTGTCGATACTTTCAGCACTGGTAAGATAGCGGAGTCGAAGATCGTGGATATTATCAACGAAGTTTTCGACCTTCGTCCTGCGGCTATCATCAGGGATCTTAACCTGCGCCGGCCTATTTACAAGAAGACCGCAGCATACGGGCATTTTGGCCGAAACGATGAGGACTTTACCTGGGAAAAGACAGACAAGGCGGAGGAATTAAGGAGACTGGCAGGGCTCTGA